The sequence AGTTCCTCCCCCTCCACCAGCACCGAGGACATCCTCCTGGAGCTGGTGGACGAGAGCGGGGCCACCATCGGTACGGCGGAGAAGCTCGCCGCTCACCAGCCCCCGGGCCAGTTGCACCGCGCCTTCTCCGTCTTCCTCTTCGACCGCGAGGGGCGGCTGCTGCTCCAGCGCCGCGCGCTCGGCAAGTACCACTCCCCCGGCGTCTGGTCGAACACGTGCTGCGGCCACCCCTACCCGGGCGAGGCCCCCTTCGCCGCCGCCGCGCGCCGCACCTTCGAGGAGCTGGGGGTCGCCCCCACGCTGCTCGCCGAGGCCGGCACGGTCCGCTACAACCACCCCGACCCGCTCTCCGGGCTCGTGGAGCAGGAGTACAACCACCTTTTCGTCGGGCTCTCGCCGAGCACGCTGGCGCCGGACCCCGAGGAGATCGCGGAGACCGTCTTCGTGACGCCGCGGGAACTGGCCGAGCGGCACGCGCGGGACACCTTCTCGACATGGTTCCCGACCGTGCTGGACGCGGTGCGGCCCGCGGTGCGGGAGCTGACGGGCGGTACGGCGGACTGGTGAGCCCGCCCCGCGGCGGCTCCCGCCGTCGCGGTCCGTACAACGGCGGCCCCCGCGTGCGTGGCCCGCGCCCGTGTGACCCGCGCCCGCGCGGCGCCCGGGGTCGTGACGGCGGCGGTCCTCACGTGCGCGGGGTGAGCGGCAGGGCGGCCCAGCAGACCTTTCCGCCGCCCGCCGTGTGCTCGACGTCGCAGGCGCCGCCCTCCTCGCGGACGATCTCCCGGACGAGGAGCAGCCCGCGCCCCCCGGTCTGTCCCGCGTCGGCCTCCAGCGCGGTGGGCCGGTAGGGGTGGCCGTCCTCGACGGCGACCCGTACCCAGTCCGCGCCCGCCGCGACCTCGACGGCCAGCTCGGGCGAGACGACGGCCGCGTGCCGGACCGCGTTGGTGACGAGTTCGGAGACGATGAGCAGGAGGCCCTGGGCGAGGTCGGGGGCGAGCGGAACGCCCTGGCGGCGCAGCAGGTCGCGTACGGCGTGCCTGGCCTGCGGCACGGAGACGTCGACGGCGGGGGCGGTGAAGCGCCACACCCCTTCCCAGGGCCTCGGCCCGTCGCCCCCGTTCCCTTCTGTGTCCATGTCCGGCTCGTCGTCGTCGCGTTCGGTAGTCACCACGCGCCCGAGTGTCGGCACCTCGCAGGTCCGTACCACCCCACTGACAGCAAATGGCCGGGGATCGACGGTCTTCGACCATCTTTGGCCACGCGCTGAACGATACGGGTCGCATGCTGCCCGGTCCGGATCGCCCGGTCGCCGCCCCGGTCGCCCGGGAACCCGTACCGATTTCGGGGCTTCAACTTGCCCGGTCAGCTTTCTATTCCCGTACGGATCGCACCTGGGACCGACGCGATAACTTCGCTCATCGCAGCACCGCTTGAGGTGCCAAGCGTCCACGGGCCGTTTGCCCGCCGCTTCTCCGGGCGGTTTCACTTGTCCGGACAGGAAATACGTTGAGGAGCAGCCCATGTCCCAGGTTTTCGAGCCCTTCCCGCTCGCCGGCACCACCCTGGCCAACCGCGTCGTCATGGCCCCCATGACGCGCAGCCGCGCCGACGCGGAGAGCCGTACGCCGACCGAGCTGACCGCCCTCTACTACGCGCAGCGGGCGAGCGCCGGGCTGATCGTCACCGAGGGGGTGCAGCCCTCCCCCGCGGGCCAGGGCTACCCGGCCACGCCCGGCATCCACTCCGCCGAGCAGGTCGCGGCCTGGCGCCGGGTCACCGAGGCGGTGCACGCCGAGGGCGGCGTGATCTTCCTCCAGATCATGCACACGGGCCGCATCGGCCACCCGAGCCTGACCGGGCTCACGCCCGTGGCGCCCTCGGCCGTGAGGGCCGCCGGGCAGGTGTTCACCGGCGAGGGCCCGCAGGACTTCGTGGAGCCGCGCGCACTGACCGGGGCGGAGGTCGAGGAGACGGTCGCGGACTTCGCGCGCGCGGCGCGGAACGCGATCGAGGCCGGTTTCGACGGGGTCGAGATCCACGGCGCCAACGGCTACCTGGTCCACCAGTTCCTCGCGCCCAACTCCAATGTCCGCACCGACGCGTGGGGCGGCGGTCCCGAGGGGCGCATCCGTTTCGCGGTCGAGGTCGCGAAGGCCGTGGCCGGGGCGATCGGCCCCGAGCGGGTCGGCTTCCGGATCTCGCCCGGCAACCCGTTCAACGACATCGCCGAGACCGACCCGGCGGACCTGGAGGCCACGTACACCGCCTTGGTCGACGCGCTCGCCCCGCTCGGCCTCGCCTACCTGCACCAGATGGAGGCGCCCGGGGTGCGCGAGCTGCTGCTGCGCCTGCGGAAGCAGTGGCCGGGGGCCTTCGTCCTCAACCCCTTCACGGCCGGGTCCCCCACCGGCGCCGAGAGCCTGAAGCTCGTCGAGGACGGCACGACGGACCTCCTCTCCTTCGGCGCGCTCTTCCTCGCCAACCCGGACCTCCCGGCCCGCCTGCGGGCCGGGGGCCCCTTCAACACCCCGGACCTGACGACCTTCTACGGCGGCGACGCGCGCGGCTACACGGACTACCCGCCCCTCGGCGCCTGACCGAGCGGCCGGGCGGGACCGCCTGTCGGCACACCGGGGACGCACGCTCCCCGGCCGGGCCGGTCCCTTCCCGCCCGGCCCGGCGCGCGGCGAGCGCCCGGAACGCGACGCGGCGCACGCCCCGCTCGGGCCCCATCAGCCCAGCCCCCGCCCGCGCGCCCGCTCAGTCCCTCCCGCCCGGCTCCACCCGCCGCAGCAAGCGTTCCTCCAGGCGTTCCAGGACCCGGACGCTCTCCGCCTTCTCGTCCTCGCCGAGGTCCTCGGTCAGCCAGGACTCCAGCTCGTCCCACAGCTCCTCGACCCGGCGCCGTACGCCGAGCGAGGCGACGGTGGCCTCCACGAGGACGGAGCGCCGGTCGGTCGGCGAGGGCACCCTGCGGACGAACCCGGCCTGCTCCAGGCGCCGTACGGTGCGGGTCACGGTCGCCGCCTCCGCGCCCAGGACCTCCGCGAGGTCCACCTGCCGCAGCCTGCCGCGCTCCCACAGCTCCAGCATCACGAGTTCCTGGCCCACGTGGAGCCCCACTTCGCGCAGCAACTGCCCGGCGAGCACCCGGTGCAGCCGCGCCACGCGCACCACCATCGCGCCGAGCGGCGCGCGACCCGTCCCCGCGGGCCCGCAGCCCCCCGCCACCTCACTCATCCCGCCGTCCCTCGCTCACCGCCCCAGGCCGGGCCGCCCGCACAGGACTGTACGTCCCGTCGTCGACGACGGGCCTGCGCCCGGCGCGCAACCGCGCCACGAGCGCGGCCGGGGCCTTCGCCGGGGAGCCCGCGTCGTAGGGCGGCTCGGGGTCGTACTCGGTGGCGAGCTGGACCTCCTCGGCACGGGCCCGCCCGGCGAGTTCGCCGACGAGCGCGAGGCCCATGTCGATCCCGGCCGAGACGCCTGCGGCGGTGACGTACTTGCCGTCGCGCACGACGCGCTCGGCGACCGGCTCGGCCCCGTACTCCCGGAGCACGTCGGGGAAGAGCCAGTGGGTCGTGGCGCGCCGCCCGGTCAGGAGGCCCGCCGCCGCGAGGAGCAGCGCGCCCGTGCACACCGAGGTCGTCCAGCGCGTGCGCGCGTCCGCGGCGCGCAGCCAGCCGAGGAGCGCGGGATCGGTCATGTGCGCGCTCTGCCCGGGGCCGCCGGGGACGAGCAGCAGGTCGGGCGCCGCGACGTCCTCGTACGCGTGCGTCGCGCCCAACGTCACCTCGCCGCGGTCGGCGAGGACGGGCCGGGGGCGGTCGGCGACGAAGACGGTGCGCGCCCCGGGGACGCGGCACACCATCTCGTACGGGCCGATCGCGTCGAGCGCGGTGAAGCCGTCGAAGAGGGCGAGGGCGATGAGCGGCACGGGGGCTCCCGGTTCTCGGGTGGTGCGGGTACGGCGCGACGGTACGTGCCCGGGGGCCGTCCGCGCGGCGACAACGGGAATCCCGTCCTCCCGGCCACTGCCATCACGTACCTACCAGTAGGTAACGTACGGGTATGAGCGAACCGACCCGCACCCCGCTGCCCGAGCGTGCCGCGCGCCGCTGTCACAACGCCGTCAATCCGCTGCACTCCTTCCACTACTTCTCGCCCGAACTCGCCGCCGAGATGGGCGAGGCCGGGCTCACCGACTCCTCCGCCGTCTACCTCGCCACGCGCGCCGCCGCCTTCGGCCCGGTCGGGGCCGGTGCCGTGACGGCGAGCTTCTACAACTTCTCGCCGGAACTCGTCGCCCGCCATCTGCCCGCCGCGTGGGACACGGCCGCACCCGACGTCGTGCTCGCGGCCCGGCTGCGCACCGTGGACCGCCTGCTGCGGCGGCTGCTCGGCGACGACGCCGTGGAGTCGGCCGAGATGAAGGACGCCGCGCGGCTCGCGCTCCGGGCCGCCGAGGCGTGCCGTCCCGAGGGGCGCCCGCTCTACGCGGCGCACGCCGACCTCCCCGTGCCGGAGGAGCCGCACCTCGCGTACTGGCACGCGGCGACGCTGCTGCGCGAGCACCGGGGCGACGGGCACGTGCACGTCCTGCTCCGGGCCGGGCTCGACCCGGTCGAGGCACTCGTGACGCACACCGCCACCGGACGCGGCATGGTGCCGCGCTTCGTCATCGCGAGCCGCGGCTGGCGCCGCGCCGACTGGGAGGCGGCGGCCGACCGGCTGCGGGAGCGCGGTCTGCTCGACGCGGAGGGCGAACTGACCGAGGCGGGGCAGGCCCTGCGCACCCGTGTCGAGACGGAGACGGACGCGCTCGACGAGGCCCCGTACGCGCACCTCGGCGCCGAGGACGTCGCCCGCCTCACCGAGCTCGCGACCGGCTTCACGCGCGCGGGCATCGCGGCGGGGGCCTTCCCTGCGGGGATCTTTGGCAAGGACTAGGCCCGCGCGGGGGCTTGTGATCACCGGGGGTTTAGGCGTACGGCGCGGGGCAACCCGTTCCGTACGCCGGAGAGGGGACTCCCCCGGCGACACCCCCGGAAGGAGAACACCATGTTCCGCGCCATCGCCGACGTCCTGCGACAGATCGGCTCCGCCATCGCCACCGTCGTCACGCTGCCGTTCCGCGCCGTCGCACGGCTCTTCGGCGGCGCCTCCAGCACCGCCCACCGCGCCTGAGCCCCTCGGCCCTGCCCCGCCGTCCGGGTGCCGCCTGCCAGAATGGCCCCAAGCTTCGCAAGTCAGAAGGCGGTACGGGAACGTGACGACAGCCCGCACGGGGTCCACCGAATCAGCGTCCATCGAGGGACGCATTGCCGAGGAACTCGGAGTTCAGGAGCGGCAGGTGAGGTCGGCCGTCGAGCTGCTGGACGGCGGCTCGACGGTGCCCTTCATCGCGCGCTACCGCAAGGAGGTCACGGGCACGCTCGACGACGCCCAGCTGCGGACCCTGGAGGAGCGGCTGCGCTACCTGCGGGAGCTGGAGGAGCGGCGCGCGGCGGTGCTCGACTCCGTACGGGAGCAGGGCAAGCTCACCGAGGAGGTCGAGGCCCGTATCCTCGGCGCGGACACGAAGGCGCGCCTGGAGGACGTCTACCTCCCCTTCAAGCCCAAGCGCCGCACCAAGGCGCAGATCGCCCGCGAGGCCGGGCTCGAACCCCTCGCGGAAGGGCTGCTCGCCGACCCCTCGCGGGAGCCGGCCGAGGTGGCCGCCGCCTACGTGGACGCGGACAAGGGCGTCGCGGACACGCAGGCCGCGCTCGACGGGGCCCGCGCGATCCTCTCGGAGCGCTTCGCCGAGGACGCCGACCTCATCGGGGAACTGCGCGAGCGCATGTGGACGCGCGGCAGCCTCTCCTCGACGGTCCGTGAGGGCAAGGAGGAGGCGGGCGCGAAGTTCTCCGACTACTTCGACTTCGCCGAGCCCTTCGCCAAGCTCCCCTCGCACCGCGTCCTCGCTCTCCTGCGCGGCGAGAAGGAAGAGGTCCTGGACCTCACCCTGGAGCCCGAGGAGCCGCCCGCCGAGCCGGGCACGCCCTCCTCGTACGAGGGCGTCATCGCGCACCGCTTCGGGATCGCCGACCGGGGGCGGCCCGGGGACGCGTGGCTGCGCGAGACGGTCCGCTGGGCCTGGCGCACCCGCGTCCTCGTGCACCTCGGCATCGACCTGCGCCTCCGCCTCCGTACGACGGCCGAGGACGAGGCCGTCACGGTCTTCGCGGCGAACCTGCGCGACCTGCTGCTCGCCGCGCCCGCCGGGACCCGCGCGACGCTGGGGCTCGACCCGGGCCTGCGCACGGGCGTGAAGGTCGCCGTCGTGGACGCGACGGGCAAGGTCGTCGCGACCGACACGATCTACCCGCACGCCCCGCGCAACCGCTGGGACGAATCGCTCGCGACCCTCGCCCGGCTCGCCGAGCGGCACCACGTCGACCTCGTCGCGATCGGCAACGGCACCGCCTCGCGCGAGACCGACAAGCTCGCGGGCGAACTCATCGCGGCGCACCCGGAGCTGAAGCTCACGAAGGTCGTCGTCTCGGAGGCGGGCGCCTCGGTCTACTCGGCCTCGGCCTTCGCCTCGCAGGAACTCCCCGAGCTGGACGTCTCGCTGCGCGGCGCCGTCTCCATCGCGCGCCGCCTCCAGGACCCGCTCGCCGAGCTGGTCAAGATCGACCCGAAGTCGATCGGCGTCGGCCAGTATCAGCACGACCTGTCCGAGGTGAAGCTCTCGCGCTCGCTCGACGCGGTCGTCGAGGACTGTGTCAACGGCGTCGGCGTCGACGTCAACACCGCGTCCACGCCGCTCCTGTCGCGGGTCTCCGGGGTCAGTGCCACGCTCGCCGAGAACATCGTGCGGCACCGCGACGAGAACGGCCCCTTCGGCTCCCGCGCGGAGCTGAAGAAGGTCGCGCGGCTCGGCCCCAAGGCGTACGAGCAGTGCGCGGGCTTCCTGCGCATCCGCGGCGGCAGCGACCCGCTCGACGCCTCCAGCGTGCACCCCGAGGCGTACCCGGTCGTGCGCAGGATCGCGAAGGCGACGGGCGGCGAGGTCGCCGCGCTTCTCGGCGACACGGGGACGCTGCGCTCGCTGCGCCCGGACGAGTTCGTGGACGAGACCTTCGGTCTGCCGACCGTGACGGACATCCTGCGCGAGCTGGAGAAGCCGGGGCGCGACCCGCGGCCCGCGTTCCGCACGGCGACCTTCAAGGAGGGCGTGGAGAAGCTCTCCGACCTGGAGCCGGGCATGGTCCTGGAGGGTGTCGTGACGAACGTCGCGGCCTTCGGGGCCTTCATCGACATCGGCGTCCACCAGGACGGGCTCGTGCATGTCTCGGCGCTCTCGCGGGAGTTCGTGAAGGACCCGCGCGAGGTCGTCAAGCCGGGCGACATCGTGAAGGTCAAGGTCCTCGACGTGGACCTGCCGCGCAAGCGGATCTCGCTGACGCTGCGGCTCGACGACGAGATCGGCGCGGAGCGCGGCGGACGGCGCGGCGGCGCCGGCCGCCAGGAGCGCGGACCGCGCGCCCCGCAGGGTCAGGACGCCAACGGCGGCGAGCGGCGCGGGGGCGGTCAGCGCCCGCCGCGCCAGCGCGGTGGCGGTGGCGGTGGCGGGGGCGGTACGGGGACCGCGGGCGGCGCGGCGCGTTCCGGCGGAGCGGGGCGTTCCGGCGGCTCGACGCGTTCCGGCGGTGCGGGCGGCCCCGCGCCGGTCAACTCGGCGATGGCGGACGCGCTGCGGCGCGCGGGCCTCACCGGCGGCGGCCAGAACGGCGGCCAGGGGGGCCAGGGCGGTCAGCGGCGCGGGGGGCGCTCCGGGCGCTGAGCCCGTACGACTCCCCCCGCACAAGGGATACGAGGGGGCGGCTCCCGTACGAGCCGCCCCCGTCCCCTGCCCTGCGTCTTGCCTCCAACGGCCCCTGTATGCGGCCGTGTTCGGGCAGGAGTCGACGAGTACCGCCCTCGCGCACGCACAGGCCCCGCTCGTCCCGCGTCCGGACGGCGCGACGCGCTGCCTGCCCGCCGACGTGCGCGGGCCCGGCAAGCCCGTTACCCGCACCGCCGAAGACCGCTTCTTCGACGGGCCCGGCCTCGCGGCCCCCGGGCTCGTCACGGCCACAAGGCGGGACAAAGGCGGCGCTCCCGCACGCGTCGTGCCGCGCGGCGGGCTCTCTCCAGGGGTGGGCCGGGTGTGCCGAGCACCCCGGCGGTACGGTCTTGGGCCATGACCTCACCTTCTGTCGGCATCTCGGCCCCGGTCCGCGTCCTCGGCTCGGGGGTGATCGGGCTGAGTACGGCACTGGAGCTGCGCGCCGCCGGGCACGAGGTGGAGGTGTGGGCGCAGCGGCCCGCGGCGCGGGCCACGTCGGCGGTCGCGGGCGGCCTGTGGTGGCCGTACCACATCGAGCCGGAGGAGCGGGTCGGCGCGTGGGCGCTGGAGACGCTCGCGGTGTACGAGGAGTGGGCGGCGGAGCCCGAGCAGACCGGCGTCCGGCTCGTCGAGGGCGTGCACGCGGAGACGTCGTTCGACACGCTGGGGCCGTGGGCCGGGTCCGTACGGGGTCTGCGCACGGCGACGGCGGCGGAGTCCCCGCACTCCCCCGGGCTCTTCGGCCGGCTGCCCGTCGTCGACATGCCGCACCACCTGGCCTGGCTGGAGCAGCGGCTGCGCGCGGCGGGCTGCCGCCTCCTGCCCCGTACCGCCCCCTCGCTCGCCGAAGCGGCCGACGGGGCGCGCGCCGTCGTCAACTGCACGGGCCTGGGCGCGCGTTCCCTCGTGCCCGACGAGGCGGTGCACCCGGTGCGCGGGCAGCTCGTCCTCGTCGAGAACCCCGGCGTGACGACGTGGTTCACGTCCACGGCGGGCGGGGGCGACCGTTCGGTCTACTACATACCGCAGCCGTACGGGCTGCTCCTCGGCGGCACGGCGGAGGAGCACGACTTCCGCGAGAGCCCGGACCCGGCCACGGCGGAGGCGATCGTCCGCGACTGCGCCGCGCTGCGCCCGGAGATCACCGGAGCCCGCGTCCTCGCCCACCGCGTCGGCCTGCGCCCCGCCCGCACCGGCGGCGTCCGTCTCACGGCGGAGCACTTGGCGGACGGCACACCGGTCGTGCACAACTACGGGCACGGCGGGGCGGGCGTGACGGTGGCGTGGGGGTGCGCGCGGGAGGCCGCGCGGCTCGTGACGGAGGTGCCGGGGGCCTGAGGGGGCCCGCGGTTCAGGCGCGGCCCCGCCTGGCCTCCGCGCGAGCGCGGCGCGCGTACGGGAGATAGCGGAGGCGTTCGGGCAGGGCGGGGGTCAGGAGGCGGAAGGCCGTCGCGAGACGGCGGAGGCGGCGTTCCCGCGCGGGGCTCCAGTCCAGGCCGAGGGCGGCGCGGGCGTCGGCGGGGAGGAAGCCGATCGTCAGGAAGCGGCGGGCGCGCAGGGCGAGGGGCAGCAGGAGCGGCCACAGGGCGCGCAGGGTCAGGCGCAGGGCGAGCGGGCCGCGGTCCGGGGCGGGGACGCGGGTGTCCGTGGCGAGGAGGTCGCGCACGACCGCGTTCGTCTCCACCTCCGTGGCGAGCATCCGGCGGTAGTACGGCCAGAACTCCTCCGGCGTCGCGGGCATGTCCCGCTCGCGCAGCCCGAGCAGCCGCCCGACCCGCAGCCACTCCGCGTACAGGGCGCGGTCCTGGGCCGGGGTGAGGGGGCGGACGAGGAGGGCGAGACCGCGCCGGTTGACCGGGTAGCCGGTCGCGTGCACCCACGCGTACGTCTCGGGGCGCAGCGCGTGGTAGGCACGGCCCCGGGTGTCGGTGCCGCTGATGTCGCGGTGCATCCGGCGCAGCCTCCGGCCCTCGGCGCGGGCCGCCTCGCCCCCGTAGACCCACAGCAGGAGCGAGTCGAGGGAGCGCGCGGCGCGGCCCCAGGGGTCGGTGCGGAAGACGGAGTGTGTGTCGACGCCCGCGCCGACGGCGGGGTGCGCGACCTGGAGGAGCAGCGCGGAGGGGAGCACGAGCAGCATCCGCACGTCCCCGGCGAGACTCCACAGCACCCCGCCGGGCGGGGGCGGCTCGGGCGGCGGGGCGCTGGGCGGCACGGGGCACCTCTCCTCGGGGTGGTCGGGGTGCCTCCAGTATGCGCGGGTTGCGGCGGTGACGGCCGGGGGACGGGGGTGCGGGCGGGGCCAGGGCAGGGGTGGGGGGCGGGTACGGGCAGTGACCGGAGGTGCGGGCGGGGCTCAGGCGCTCCGGGCCGCGAGGAGGGCCGCGAGTTCCGACGCGCGGTCGCGCAGTTCGGCCTCGGCGCGGACCCGGGCCGCCTCGCGGCGGGCCTGGTCGGTGTGGCGGGGGCCACCGGGCGGGGGCAGCGGGCCAGGGGCGGCGACGACGATGCCCGCGAGCGGCGCGGCGGGCGCCGCCGCGGCGGGTGCGCCCCAGCGCCCGCGCCTGCGGACGGAGAGCGCGCGGGCGAGGAGCAGGGTTGAGGCGATCAGGAGCGATCCCGCGAGGAGCAGGTGCATGTCCAAGAGCTACCCGGCACGAGCGGGTGCGCAACCCTCGGTGACGGACTGGATCTTCACAACATCGGTGAGACAGCAATAGTGTTCCACCGCACAGACGCACCGCAGCCCCCGGGGAGAAGGATCGTGGCAGTCACCCGCACCGCGCGCACGCCCGCGACGCCGGGCGCCCCCGAGCCGGAGGAGCGGCGCACGTACACGGTCGACGAGCTGGCGGCGCGCGCGGGCCTCACGGTCCGTACCGTGCGCTTCTACGCGACGCGCGGGCTGCTCCCGCCGCCCCGGATCGGGCCGCGCCGCGTCGGGCTCTACGGCCCCGGGCACCTCGCGCGCCTCGCGCTCGTCGACGACCTGCGGCGGCAGGGCCTCACGCTCGCCGCGATCGAGCGGTACGTGGCACGCCTTCCCGAGGAGACGACGGCGTACGAGCTGGCCATCCACCGCGCGATGGTCGCCTCCTGGCTGCCCGACGCGGCCGTGGAGTGCGGGCGCGCGGAGGCGGAGGAGCGGATCGGGCGGCCCCTCGGGGCGGACGAGCTGGAGCGGCTCGCGGCGATGGGGGTGCTCACGCCGGTGCCGGGGGCCGGGGAGCGGTACGTGCTCGACACCGTCCTCGTCGGGCTCGCCGTGCGCCTCCTGGACCTGCCCATGTCGCGCGAGGCGATCGCGAGCGCGCGCGAGGTGCTGCTGCGCAACGCGGCGCGGACGGCGCACGAGCTGAGCGAGGTGTTCCGGGGCGAGGTGGGGGTGCGGGAGGCGGGCGAGGCGCGGTCGCTGTCGGCGCACATGCAGCCGCTCGTGCTCCAGGCGCTGCTCACCGCTTTCCAGCGCTCGCTCAACGCGGAGCTGCGGGGAGCGTTCCCGGCGGGCGGGAGCGCGCGCGAAGGGGAGCCGGACGCGGACTGACCGGCTCCACTCCCCCGTACGGCGTCAGTCCTCGTCGGTGTACGGCTCCCCGCGCTCCGCCCGCGCCACGAGCGAGGCGGGCGGCTCGAAGCGCTCGCCGTAGCGGGCGGCGAGTTCGCGCGCGCGGGCGACGAATCCGGGCAGTCCGCCCTCGTACCCGTTGACGTACTGGAGGACGCCGCCGGTCCAGCCGGGGAAGCCGATGCCGAGGATCGAGCCGATGTTGGCCTCGGCGACGGAGCCGAGCACGTGCTCGTCGTCCAGGAGGCGCGCGGTGTCGAGCGCTTCCGAGAAGAGCATCCGCTCCTTCATGTCGCGGAACGGGATCCCGGTGCCCGGCTTCGTGAAGTGCTCGCGCAGTCCGGGCCACAGCCGCCCGCGCCTGCCGTCCTCGTACTCGTAGAAGCCCGCGCCGCCCGCGCGCCCGGGGCGCCGGAACTCGTCCACCATGCGGTCCATGACGGCGTCGGCGGGGTGTCCCGCCCATGTGCCGCCCGCCGCCTCGACGGCGGCGCGGCTCTCGTCGCGGATCTTGCGCGGCAGGGTGAGGGTGAGTTCGTCGACGAGCGACAGGACCTTCGCGGGGTAGCCGGCCTGGGCGGCGGCCTGTTCGACGGAGGCGGGCTCGACGCCCTCGGCGACCATCGCCACGCCCTCCTGGATGAACTGCCCGATGACCCGCGAGGTGAAGAAGCCGCGCGCGTCGGCGACGACGATCGGGGTCTTGTTGATCTGCCGCACGAGGTCGACCGCGTGCGCGAGGGCTTCGTCGCCGGTGCGCGCCCCCTTGATGATCTCGACGAGCGGCATGCGGTCGACGGGCGAGAAGAAGTGCAGCCCGATGAAGCCGGCCTGCCGCTCGACGCCTTCGGCGAGGGTCGTGATGGGGAGCGTGGAGGTGTTGGAGCACAGGAGCGCGTCGGGCGCGACGACGTCCTGGACCTCCTGGAAGACCCGGTGCTTGAGCGCGGTGTTCTCGAAGACGGCCTCGATGACGGTGTCGCAGCCCGCCAGGTCCTTCGCCTCGGCGGTCGGCGTGATGCGCGCGAGGAGTTCCGCCTTCTCGGCCTCGGTCCTGCGGCCCTTCGCGACGGCCTTCGTGAGCAGCTTCTCGGAGTACGCCTTGCCGCGCGCCGCCGCCTCGGGGTCGACGTCCTTGAGGACGACCTCGATGCCCGCGCGGGCGCACGCGTACGCGATGCCCGCGCCCATCATCCCGGCGCCGAGGACGGCGACCTTCGCGGCCTCGCGGCGCGGGACGTGGGCGGGGCGCGCGGCACCGGAGTTGACCTTCTGGAGGTCGAAGAAGAACGCCTGGATCATGTTCTTCGCGGTCTGGCCGGTGACGAGACCCGTGAAGTAGCGGGCCTCGATGGTCTGCGCGGTCTCGAAGTCGACCTGGGAGCCCTCGACGGCGGCGGCCATGACGGCGCGCGGGGCGGGGTAGGGAGCGCCGCCCGTCTGCTTGCGGAGGTTGGCGGGGAAGGCGGGGAGGTTCGCGGCGAACTTCGGCTGCGCGGGGGTGCCGCCGGGGATGCGGTACCCGGGGCGGTCCCAGGGCTGCGCGGACTCGGGGTGCGCGTCGATGAAGGCGCGGGCCTTGGCGAGCAGGTCGTCGCGGTCGGTGGCGAGTTCGTCGACGAGGCCCTTCTCCAGGGCGCGCCGCGGGGTGTGCTGGGTGCCCTGGAGGAGGAGGGTGAGGAGGGCGTCGGTGATGCCGAGGAGGCGCACGGAGCGGGTGACGCCGCCTCCTCCGGGGAGCAGGCCGAGGGTGACCTCGGGGAGGCCGACGCGGTAGCCGGGGGCGTCGAGCGCGACGCGGTGGTGGCTCGCGAGGGCGAGTTCGTAACCGCCGCCGAGCGCCGCCCCGTTGATCGCGGCGACGACAGGTTTGCCGAGGGTCTCGATCCGCCGCAGGGCGCTCTTGAGCGCGAGTGAGTCGGCGAGGACCCGCTCGGCGTCCTCGGGGCGGGCCGCGCGCAGGTCGTGGAGG comes from Streptomyces sp. Tu6071 and encodes:
- a CDS encoding LPFR motif small protein, which translates into the protein MFRAIADVLRQIGSAIATVVTLPFRAVARLFGGASSTAHRA
- a CDS encoding alkene reductase; this encodes MSQVFEPFPLAGTTLANRVVMAPMTRSRADAESRTPTELTALYYAQRASAGLIVTEGVQPSPAGQGYPATPGIHSAEQVAAWRRVTEAVHAEGGVIFLQIMHTGRIGHPSLTGLTPVAPSAVRAAGQVFTGEGPQDFVEPRALTGAEVEETVADFARAARNAIEAGFDGVEIHGANGYLVHQFLAPNSNVRTDAWGGGPEGRIRFAVEVAKAVAGAIGPERVGFRISPGNPFNDIAETDPADLEATYTALVDALAPLGLAYLHQMEAPGVRELLLRLRKQWPGAFVLNPFTAGSPTGAESLKLVEDGTTDLLSFGALFLANPDLPARLRAGGPFNTPDLTTFYGGDARGYTDYPPLGA
- a CDS encoding Tex family protein codes for the protein MTTARTGSTESASIEGRIAEELGVQERQVRSAVELLDGGSTVPFIARYRKEVTGTLDDAQLRTLEERLRYLRELEERRAAVLDSVREQGKLTEEVEARILGADTKARLEDVYLPFKPKRRTKAQIAREAGLEPLAEGLLADPSREPAEVAAAYVDADKGVADTQAALDGARAILSERFAEDADLIGELRERMWTRGSLSSTVREGKEEAGAKFSDYFDFAEPFAKLPSHRVLALLRGEKEEVLDLTLEPEEPPAEPGTPSSYEGVIAHRFGIADRGRPGDAWLRETVRWAWRTRVLVHLGIDLRLRLRTTAEDEAVTVFAANLRDLLLAAPAGTRATLGLDPGLRTGVKVAVVDATGKVVATDTIYPHAPRNRWDESLATLARLAERHHVDLVAIGNGTASRETDKLAGELIAAHPELKLTKVVVSEAGASVYSASAFASQELPELDVSLRGAVSIARRLQDPLAELVKIDPKSIGVGQYQHDLSEVKLSRSLDAVVEDCVNGVGVDVNTASTPLLSRVSGVSATLAENIVRHRDENGPFGSRAELKKVARLGPKAYEQCAGFLRIRGGSDPLDASSVHPEAYPVVRRIAKATGGEVAALLGDTGTLRSLRPDEFVDETFGLPTVTDILRELEKPGRDPRPAFRTATFKEGVEKLSDLEPGMVLEGVVTNVAAFGAFIDIGVHQDGLVHVSALSREFVKDPREVVKPGDIVKVKVLDVDLPRKRISLTLRLDDEIGAERGGRRGGAGRQERGPRAPQGQDANGGERRGGGQRPPRQRGGGGGGGGGTGTAGGAARSGGAGRSGGSTRSGGAGGPAPVNSAMADALRRAGLTGGGQNGGQGGQGGQRRGGRSGR
- a CDS encoding SCO6745 family protein translates to MSEPTRTPLPERAARRCHNAVNPLHSFHYFSPELAAEMGEAGLTDSSAVYLATRAAAFGPVGAGAVTASFYNFSPELVARHLPAAWDTAAPDVVLAARLRTVDRLLRRLLGDDAVESAEMKDAARLALRAAEACRPEGRPLYAAHADLPVPEEPHLAYWHAATLLREHRGDGHVHVLLRAGLDPVEALVTHTATGRGMVPRFVIASRGWRRADWEAAADRLRERGLLDAEGELTEAGQALRTRVETETDALDEAPYAHLGAEDVARLTELATGFTRAGIAAGAFPAGIFGKD
- a CDS encoding ATP-binding protein, with amino-acid sequence MDTEGNGGDGPRPWEGVWRFTAPAVDVSVPQARHAVRDLLRRQGVPLAPDLAQGLLLIVSELVTNAVRHAAVVSPELAVEVAAGADWVRVAVEDGHPYRPTALEADAGQTGGRGLLLVREIVREEGGACDVEHTAGGGKVCWAALPLTPRT
- a CDS encoding MarR family winged helix-turn-helix transcriptional regulator, producing MSEVAGGCGPAGTGRAPLGAMVVRVARLHRVLAGQLLREVGLHVGQELVMLELWERGRLRQVDLAEVLGAEAATVTRTVRRLEQAGFVRRVPSPTDRRSVLVEATVASLGVRRRVEELWDELESWLTEDLGEDEKAESVRVLERLEERLLRRVEPGGRD
- the idi gene encoding isopentenyl-diphosphate Delta-isomerase, with product MPISSATAADSSSPSTSTEDILLELVDESGATIGTAEKLAAHQPPGQLHRAFSVFLFDREGRLLLQRRALGKYHSPGVWSNTCCGHPYPGEAPFAAAARRTFEELGVAPTLLAEAGTVRYNHPDPLSGLVEQEYNHLFVGLSPSTLAPDPEEIAETVFVTPRELAERHARDTFSTWFPTVLDAVRPAVRELTGGTADW
- a CDS encoding DJ-1/PfpI family protein, encoding MPLIALALFDGFTALDAIGPYEMVCRVPGARTVFVADRPRPVLADRGEVTLGATHAYEDVAAPDLLLVPGGPGQSAHMTDPALLGWLRAADARTRWTTSVCTGALLLAAAGLLTGRRATTHWLFPDVLREYGAEPVAERVVRDGKYVTAAGVSAGIDMGLALVGELAGRARAEEVQLATEYDPEPPYDAGSPAKAPAALVARLRAGRRPVVDDGTYSPVRAARPGAVSEGRRDE